The following proteins are encoded in a genomic region of bacterium:
- a CDS encoding ABC transporter permease, with product MNIYETIKLAISNFLSYPLRSSLTTLGVIIGVASLMLVLSIIEAGRQRIMGEINEMGTDLVWIYPDSSKTDKAGRPLAKLSAEDLEAIRRECPAVVAISPEISAALEANGPGRHMTLSVTGIFPGYEEINRLSIFRGRFLGEIDASLCRRVCVVEEGVETRKLFGAADPLNQDILLGGVEFKVVGVVKEEETRRGKGEAEIYLPMTTLQQMVGRQEFSAVTARVGSTEGIRQITTVLARRHQGRDEFGVNSAAELIKRSNKIAHIVALVGGIIAGISLLVGGIGIANIMLVTVTERTREIGIRKAIGAKSRLILAQFLTEAVLLSLLGGLTGMGIGLAGARLISTIFKLPLSTPIWIIAVGVFFSAMTGIISGLYPAYRAAKLHPIEALRYE from the coding sequence ATGAATATTTACGAAACAATCAAGCTGGCTATAAGTAATTTTCTCTCCTATCCCTTGCGGTCATCCTTGACTACCCTGGGGGTTATTATTGGGGTGGCCTCGCTTATGTTAGTGCTTTCCATTATCGAGGCCGGCCGGCAGAGGATTATGGGTGAGATCAATGAGATGGGCACTGACCTGGTCTGGATTTATCCTGATTCCAGCAAGACAGACAAGGCCGGTAGACCACTGGCCAAGCTTTCAGCCGAAGACCTGGAGGCTATTAGAAGAGAATGTCCGGCGGTGGTGGCTATATCTCCGGAGATAAGCGCCGCTCTTGAGGCTAACGGTCCTGGCCGACATATGACACTTTCTGTGACAGGAATATTTCCCGGCTACGAGGAGATTAACCGATTGTCTATTTTTAGAGGGAGATTTCTTGGCGAAATAGATGCCTCTCTCTGCCGCCGGGTCTGTGTAGTCGAGGAGGGAGTAGAGACCAGGAAATTGTTCGGAGCGGCTGATCCCCTGAATCAGGATATCCTGTTGGGTGGGGTGGAATTTAAGGTGGTGGGAGTTGTTAAAGAAGAGGAGACCAGGAGAGGAAAAGGGGAAGCGGAGATATATCTGCCTATGACTACCCTGCAGCAGATGGTGGGCAGGCAGGAGTTCAGTGCGGTTACGGCCAGGGTAGGCAGTACAGAAGGAATCAGGCAGATAACTACTGTCCTGGCCAGGAGGCATCAGGGTAGGGATGAATTTGGGGTTAATTCGGCGGCGGAATTGATTAAACGGTCGAATAAGATAGCCCATATTGTTGCCTTAGTAGGTGGAATTATTGCCGGTATTTCGCTTTTAGTGGGCGGCATAGGGATAGCCAATATCATGCTAGTCACAGTGACGGAACGGACCAGGGAAATCGGGATACGCAAGGCCATTGGAGCCAAATCCCGGCTTATCCTGGCCCAGTTTTTGACCGAGGCCGTGCTTTTGAGCCTTCTTGGTGGGCTGACCGGTATGGGGATCGGATTGGCCGGGGCCAGGCTGATTTCGACCATCTTTAAATTGCCCCTGTCAACCCCGATTTGGATTATTGCAGTTGGGGTGTTCTTTTCGGCCATGACCGGGATTATTTCGGGGTTGTATCCGGCCTATCGGGCGGCTAAATTACATCCGATTGAGGCCTTGAGATATGAGTAG